A single region of the Montipora capricornis isolate CH-2021 chromosome 13, ASM3666992v2, whole genome shotgun sequence genome encodes:
- the LOC138029189 gene encoding uncharacterized protein codes for MDFLDTSSECLTEGEFGKVSPQKFPGIDVLRQELSDHAESQEDPQELTFQQVSESEPEDEHGHESNQEATDREDGREDALHWNEEDVQGLMQDLNEAIPEPPLQLSRLKQVNVLLRWLSCYILYWQVVIHTSDAAVEWLLFFLGKVLQTLSYGLSSEFFTSFMMYFPTSIYMLYRISCLKRDEFEKFVVCSKCTKLYHLDECLERKHGTVLPKRCTNVFFPLGRAKHRGSKLVDKVILKNGVTKFYPVKVYCWKSLLSQMENILQRTGLPELCEQWRTRQVEEGVLSDIYDGEVWKNFKWRDGSEFFNLERRYGLTLNVDWFQPFKRRSDYSVGVIYFVVLNLPRSERFKFQNVILGGIIPALDSEPKLNHVWMNLMVCGKEF; via the exons ATGGATTTCTTGGATACTTCATCTGAGTGTCTGACTGAAG GTGAATTTGGAAAGGTGTCTCCACAAAAGTTTCCTGGAATTGATGTTTTAAGGCAAGAGTTGTCAGATCACGCAGAGAGTCAAGAAGATCCCcag GAACTCACCTTTCAACAAGTTTCGGAGAGTGaaccagaggatgagcatggtCATGAATCTAATCAAGAGGCTACAGACCGTGAGGATGGCAGAGAGGACGCATTGCATTGGAATGAAGAAGATGTCCAGGGTTTAATGCAGGATTTGAATGAAGCAATCCCTGAACCACCACTGCAGCTATCAAGATTAAAGCAGGTCAATGTTCTTCTTCGCTGGCTTTCTTGTTATATCTTGTACTGGCAAGTTGTGATCCATACAAGTGATGCAGCTGTTGAATGGCTTCTCTTTTTCCTGGGAAAGGTTCTTCAAACCTTGAGTTATGGATTGAGTTCTGAATTTTTTACAAGCTTCATGATGTATTTTCCAACTTCCATCTACATGCTATACAGAATTTCATGCTTAAAACGAgatgaatttgaaaaatttgttgTTTGCTCCAAGTGTACAAAATTGTATCATTTGGATGAATGTCTGGAAAGAAAACATGGGACGGTACTTCCAAAACGGTGCaccaatgttttttttcctcttggGAGAGCAAAGCACCGTGGAAGTAAGCTAGTCGACAAAGTCATCCTGAAGAATGGAGTCACCAAGTTTTATCCTGTCAAAGTCTATTGTTGGAAAAGTCTTTTAAGTCAAATGGAGAACATTCTACAACGAACAGGTCTGCCTGAATTATGTGAACAGTGGAGAACAAGGCAAGTTGAAGAGGGAGTTCTTTCTGATATTTACGATGGAGAGGTTTGGAAAAACTTCAAGTGGAGGGACGGAAGTGAgttctttaatttggaaagacGATATGGACTTACTTTAAATGTTGACTGGTTCCAGCCATTCAAGCGTCGGAGTGATTACTCAGTGGGTGTCATTTACTTTGTTGTATTGAACTTGCCCCGTTCTGAGCGTTTTAAATTTCAGAATGTCATCTTAGGGGGCATTATCCCAGCGTTGGACAGTGAACCGAAGTTGAACCATGTGTGGATGAACTTAATGGTTTGTGGAAAGGAGTTTTGA
- the LOC138029188 gene encoding uncharacterized protein produces MPGKNSSKQSRGDPGGALLDLPKLVSQIAETIGSSSIDDHSQGSPPDSSRVPETSPIEEKAESVSLSLVRRLYKNRGFSERATNIVLQSWRQSSQKRYDAHIRKWLLFCTKRQADPICPTISVAVDFLTSLYDERLSYSSINSARCALSAIFESPSSAYPTFGEHPDVKRFMKGIFQSRPPLPHYCKTWDVNLVLQYIGSMGNSQELSLKDLTLKLVMLVALTTAQRGQSLQLLDTQNMLQEETAYTFMLNSNLKQSKPGKSTSDLVIKLNAYPYDRNLCVVNACSVYLARTKLLRGSESRLFITHQKPHKKASRDTIRRWIQQMMIKAGIDINVYKPHSVRSAATSKAKAANASLVEIMQTAGWSSAATFAKFYDREIEQGSSFADSVLSQS; encoded by the coding sequence ATGCCTGGAAAAAATTCAAGCAAACAGAGCAGAGGGGATCCTGGTGGTGCCTTGCTGGACTTGCCAAAGCTGGTATCCCAAATTGCTGAGACTATTGGTAGCTCCTCCATTGATGATCACTCACAGGGAAGCCCTCCTGACTCTTCCAGGGTGCCAGAAACTTCACCCATTGAGGAAAAAGCTGAATCTGTTAGCCTGTCACTTGTGCGGCGACTCTACAAGAACAGAGGCTTTTCTGAGAGAGCAACCAACATTGTTCTCCAATCCTGGCGCCAATCATCACAGAAACGGTATGATGCACACATCAGAAAATGGCTTCTCTTCTGTACTAAAAGGCAAGCAGATCCTATTTGTCCAACTATAAGCGTGGCTGTGGATTTCCTGACCTCCCTTTATGATGAAAGATTGAGCTACAGTAGTATCAACTCAGCTAGATGTGCTCTGTCCGCGATTTTTGAAAGTCCTTCCTCAGCTTACCCAACTTTTGGTGAGCATCCTGATGTTAAAAGGTTTATGAAGGGCATTTTCCAAAGCAGGCCCCCTCTTCCTCATTATTGCAAAACTTGGGATGTCAATCTGGTACTCCAGTACATTGGCTCCATGGGTAACTCCCAGGAACTCTCCCTCAAGGACTTGACCTTGAAATTGGTTATGTTAGTTGCATTAACCACAGCCCAGAGAGGACAGTCTCTGCAATTATTAGACACTCAGAACATGTTACAAGAGGAGACTGCTTATACGTTTATGCTTAATAGTAACCTGAAACAAAGCAAACCTGGCAAGTCAACGTCTGATTTAGTTATCAAGCTTAATGCTTACCCATATGACCGCAATCTTTGTGTAGTAAATGCATGTTCAGTATACCTTGCAAGGACTAAGTTATTACGTGGTAGCGAATCCCGGTTGTTTATTACTCATCAGAAACCACATAAGAAAGCCAGCAGAGACACAATAAGACGCTGGATCCAGCAAATGATGATCAAGGCTGGCATCGATATTAATGTGTACAAGCCGCATAGTGTCCGATCGGCGGCAACTTCTAAAGCTAAAGCTGCCAATGCTTCCCTTGTGGAGATTATGCAAACTGCAGGGTGGAGTTCAGCAGCCACCTTTGCCAAGTTTTATGACCGGGAAATTGAACAAGGTTCTTCGTTTGCTGACAGTGTACTCAGCCAAAGTTGA